The genomic stretch AATCCGGACATTTGATAACTTTATTTGTTTTAGCGTCTAAAAAGAAAAGAGTAGTGGATGCTTCGGTAATTTTAATATGTTCCTCATTGTAAATTTCATACTCAAATTCAATTCTTACTCCTGGAATTTTTTTTACATACGTATGAATTTCTAATTTTTGATCGTATAAAGCTGGACGAATATACTTAATTTTGTAGTCCGAAACCGGCAGCCAAATTCCTTGGTTTTCAATTTCATCGTATGAAATTCCTATGCTTCTGAAG from Chryseobacterium indologenes encodes the following:
- a CDS encoding acyl-CoA thioesterase, which codes for MIHTTHSIRVRYAETDPMKYVYYGNYAAYFEVGRVELFRSIGISYDEIENQGIWLPVSDYKIKYIRPALYDQKLEIHTYVKKIPGVRIEFEYEIYNEEHIKITEASTTLFFLDAKTNKVIKCPDFLMEMIEANWKKAEEDGL